In Bythopirellula goksoeyrii, a single window of DNA contains:
- a CDS encoding arylsulfatase yields MNRSQFNLTLLLVVFSALASCLCRASLSAEVCRPNVVLVMTDDQSFTDFGVNGNEAILTPHIDLLAEQSTSFSQFYVSPVCSATRASLMTGRYNYRTRVVDTWLGRSMLEPSEFTLAESLSKGGYATGIFGKWHLGDCYPMRPTDQGFQEVLVHRGGGLAQPSDPLNNRRRYTDPVLIHNGETVQTQGYCTDVYFRAAEQFIDLTVADEKNFFVYIAPNAPHGPYHDVPERLRAQYVTESERLRRLLPEDSASDDRVVDDLTRVAAMITNIDENVGQLRRFLESKGLNQNTLFLFLCDNGPTPRRFTGKHRGMKCEVREGGIRSPLWVSWPARIKSNGKHDEIAAHIDLMPTILEACGIEPDPNIQLDGRSLMPLLQNAEVDWPDREIVIQAHRGGEPQRHHNFMIRNQQWKLVHPSGFHLERFEGTPQFELYETATDPGEMRNLAEQHPEVVDRLRAAYDRWFDDVSATRPNNYAPPRIHVGTEFEKETVLTRNDWQGENWSSETVGHWQVQIARGGNYRVVVHFEQLGDEVTIEIGDVHRTLSSNGQMSVAFDEIQLSPGECSVSAWASGPGRWGAYQIFLSRAAEIHPTP; encoded by the coding sequence ATGAATAGGTCCCAGTTTAATCTGACGTTGCTTCTTGTTGTCTTTTCCGCACTCGCTTCGTGCCTCTGCCGAGCCTCTCTGAGTGCAGAAGTCTGTCGGCCCAATGTCGTACTTGTGATGACAGATGACCAGAGCTTTACAGACTTTGGTGTGAATGGCAACGAAGCTATCCTAACGCCCCATATCGACTTGCTTGCTGAGCAGAGTACATCATTCTCTCAGTTCTACGTCAGCCCCGTGTGTTCCGCGACCCGAGCCAGCCTGATGACAGGACGCTACAACTACCGAACTCGAGTCGTCGATACTTGGCTGGGGCGTTCGATGCTAGAACCCTCAGAGTTCACGCTTGCAGAGTCACTTTCCAAGGGGGGATATGCCACAGGAATTTTTGGCAAGTGGCATCTCGGCGACTGCTATCCCATGCGACCTACTGATCAGGGTTTTCAAGAAGTTTTGGTTCATCGTGGAGGAGGGCTAGCCCAGCCTTCCGACCCCTTGAACAATCGACGTCGATACACCGATCCGGTTTTGATTCACAACGGCGAGACGGTACAAACTCAGGGCTACTGCACAGATGTGTACTTCCGCGCCGCGGAGCAATTCATTGATCTAACTGTCGCAGATGAAAAAAATTTCTTTGTGTACATTGCGCCTAACGCACCGCATGGACCATACCACGATGTTCCGGAGCGACTCCGCGCGCAATACGTGACAGAAAGTGAACGACTACGCAGGTTACTGCCAGAAGATTCAGCGTCGGACGATCGCGTCGTTGATGATCTTACGCGAGTAGCTGCAATGATTACGAATATCGATGAAAATGTGGGCCAACTAAGGCGATTCCTAGAATCTAAGGGTCTGAACCAGAACACTCTTTTCCTATTTCTTTGCGATAATGGGCCAACGCCGCGCCGCTTTACCGGCAAGCACCGAGGAATGAAATGTGAGGTACGTGAAGGAGGGATCCGCTCGCCTCTTTGGGTTAGCTGGCCTGCCAGAATAAAGTCAAACGGTAAACACGACGAAATCGCCGCACATATCGATCTGATGCCAACCATACTGGAGGCATGTGGCATTGAGCCGGATCCAAACATTCAACTCGACGGCCGCAGCTTGATGCCGCTGCTTCAGAACGCCGAAGTCGATTGGCCTGATCGAGAGATAGTCATTCAGGCTCACCGCGGCGGCGAGCCTCAACGACATCATAATTTCATGATTCGAAATCAGCAATGGAAGCTAGTGCATCCCAGCGGTTTCCATCTCGAAAGATTTGAGGGCACGCCTCAATTTGAACTTTATGAAACAGCTACCGATCCTGGCGAAATGCGAAACCTAGCCGAACAACATCCCGAGGTCGTCGACCGACTTCGAGCGGCTTACGACCGATGGTTTGACGACGTCTCGGCAACTCGCCCCAACAACTACGCTCCGCCCCGAATTCACGTCGGAACTGAGTTCGAAAAGGAGACGGTGCTGACGCGAAACGATTGGCAGGGAGAAAACTGGTCGAGTGAGACCGTTGGCCACTGGCAGGTGCAAATCGCCCGAGGTGGTAATTATCGGGTGGTCGTGCATTTCGAGCAGCTCGGTGACGAAGTCACTATCGAAATCGGCGACGTTCATCGTACATTATCTTCAAATGGCCAAATGTCCGTGGCGTTCGATGAGATCCAACTCTCTCCGGGAGAGTGCTCGGTGTCTGCGTGGGCAAGCGGACCGGGACGTTGGGGAGCCTACCAGATTTTCTTATCTCGTGCTGCAGAAATTCATCCCACTCCCTAA